The Neochlamydia sp. S13 genome has a segment encoding these proteins:
- a CDS encoding type II toxin-antitoxin system YafQ family toxin, which yields MLKPIHLRLFEKEVVKAKKRGKDIEKLKEVMKLLTLDGPLPPKNRNHKLKGDYVGYWECHIEPDWLLVYKKTETEIIFARTGSHSDLF from the coding sequence ATGCTTAAACCTATTCACCTACGCCTGTTTGAAAAGGAAGTAGTCAAAGCGAAGAAACGAGGCAAGGATATAGAAAAGCTCAAAGAAGTGATGAAGCTTTTAACTCTTGATGGACCGCTGCCACCAAAAAATCGCAATCATAAGCTAAAGGGTGATTATGTGGGTTACTGGGAATGCCACATTGAGCCTGATTGGCTACTGGTCTATAAAAAAACAGAAACGGAAATTATCTTTGCAAGAACAGGTTCTCATTCGGATCTTTTTTGA